ATAAGTTACCACTGTTGCATTAGGATGTTTACGTTTTAATTCACGCAATCCCTCTACATTAACCATATCAGCCATAGGACAACCTGCTCTTTCATCAGGTATAATGACTGTTTTATCTGGAGCTAATATTTTAGCACTTTCACCCATAAAATGGACACCACAAAAAACAATGACATCTGCATCTGTCTCAGCGGCTTTCTGTGCTAATAAAAATGAATCTCCACGAAAATCTGCTACTTCTTGTATTTCATCGCGTTGATAATAATGTGCTAATATAATGGCGTTTTTTTCCTGTTTTAGTTCGAGCAGTCTTTCTTTCAACTGCTGATTTCGTTCTGCTTTTCTCTCTAAAGCCAAAGCTTCCATTATTAATCCACCCCTCTAAATGACTTTGTGAAAAAATGAACATATAAATACGAGTGCTTTTAATTTATTATGTTTAAAACCATGTTACTTTACTAAATCAAATTTTTCAACTAATTTACACAACATAAATCGTGATGTCAACCAAAATTGGGCAAGAAAAATCCGGAAGTGTTCAATACACTCCGGATTTTGATTAATAGAACTAACTTATTTATTTTTATGCTTTGCCATCTGTATCGTCTTTTTCATCATTATTTTTATCAAATTTAAGTTTATTAGCGTCATCTTGGTCATCCTGTTTTTGAATGTTGACTTTAACATCGTCATCACTTACTTTAGGACTAGCATTGACCTGTACATCTTTATGTTCACCAGGTTTTCGCTCAAGAATTTTCCCTTCTTCTATAATTTCAGTAATTTGATCTTTATCTAATGTTTCTAAATTCAATAATGATTTTGCGATAAGATGTACTTTATCTTCATGTTTGGTTAAAATTTCTTTTGCTTGATCATATCGCTCTTGAATCATTGTTTGCATCTCTTGATCAATTTCATATGCTATAGCATCACTATAGTTCTGCTCATGACCAATATCTCTTCCTAAAAACACTTGTCCTTGTGTTTGACCAAATTGCATTGGACCTAGTTTACTCATTCCGTATTCCATAACCATTGCTCTAACGATACCTGTTGCTTTTTTGAAATCATCATAAGCTCCTGTACCTACTTCACCTATAAATAATTCTTCTGCAACCCTTCCACCAAGCAATCCAGTAACTCTATCTAAAAGTTCATTCTTTGTATTCAGCATACGATCTTCCCCATCTTTAGGGATCATCATGGCATAACCACCAGCACGTCCTCTTGGAACAATCGTAACTTTATGCATTATGTCAGCATTTCGAACAAAATAACCAATGATAGTATGCCCTGCTTCATGATATGCAATGGTACGTTTTTCTTTTTCGCTAATCACACGGCTTTTCTTTTGGGTACCTACAACTACACGATCAAATGCTTCATCCAATTCACTCATACTGATATCTTTACGATTTCTTCTAGCTGCAATAAGAGCAGCTTCGTTTAATAAATTTTCTAGATCGGCTCCTGTAAATCCTGTAGTATAACGAGCCAATGTTTCTAAATTAACATCGTTTGAAATAGGTTTATTGCGAGCATGTACCTTTAAGACAGCTTCACGTCCTCTTACATCAGGACGGTCTACAGTAATCTGTCTATCAAAACGTCCAGGACGTAAAAGTGCAGGATCTAATATGTCTGGTCTATTGGTTGCTGCAACGATAATAATTCCTTCGTTTGCCCCAAAACCATCCATCTCAACAAGAAGTTGATTTAAGGTTTGTTCACGTTCATCATGACCTCCACCTAAACCTGCTCCACGTTGTCTACCAACAGCATCAATTTCATCAATAAAGATAATGCATGGCGCATTTTTCTTTGCATTTTCAAATAAATCACGTACGCGAGATGCACCAACACCTACAAACATTTCCACAAAATCTGAACCACTTATAGAGAAGAATGGAACACCTGCTTCTCCAGCAACAGCACGCGCTAATAACGTTTTACCTGTCCCTGGTGGTCCAACTAATAAAAGTCCCTTTGGAATTCTTGCTCCTAAATTTGAAAACTTTCTTGGATCTTTTAGAAATTCAACAACTTCTACAAGTTCTTGTTTTTCCTCATCTGCGCCAGCTACATCATTAAAAGTTACCTTTTTCTTTTCGTCATTATATAAACGGGCTTTGCTTTTACCAAAGTTCATCACTTTGCCGCCGCTACCCTGAGCTTGATTAAGCAAGAAGAAAAATATAACAAAGATAATGACAAACGGGATAAGTGATGTCAACAATGTCACCCATACGCTTGGTGTTTCCATCGGTTTGTACTCAACCTCTGTATGCTGTTTCAACAACTCATCAAGTGCATCGGTGTCTGGACCATAAAGCTGAAAATTTATAGATCCTGTTTCACTTATAGGATTAACAAATGTCCCTTCTAAATTCGTAGTATAACCATCAAATTGTGAAGAAACCTCTAGAATATTATTATCTAATAATTGCTCTTCAAATTGAGAGTAGTTCAAAACCTCCACCTGTTCGTTTTGACCACTAATAAATCGAACAATACCAATAATAATTAAAAAAACTAATAAATAAAATCCAGTGTTGCGAATGAATCGATTTTTCATCCCCTACCTCCTCTACAAAGCACATTATCTATTTTAACATATCCTAACTTTCATTCACAACTTAGCCATTAAGTGGTGTTCAAAGGCCTTATTGAACTACGTCATTAAGAGTGTGAATAAACTTCATTTTTTAATATTCCTATATAAGGAAGATTGCGATATTTCTCAGCATAATCCAAACCATATCCAACAACAAACTCATTAGGTAATATAAAGCCTTTATAGTCAACCTCTAGATCTACGGTTCTTCCTCCTGGTTTATCAAACAAAGTCACGATAGTTGTAGAGGAAGCATTTCTGCCTTTTAGAACATCTACTAAATAACTTAAAGTTAAACCACTGTCAATAATATCCTCTACAATAAGCACATCTCTACCTTCAACA
The window above is part of the Chengkuizengella sp. SCS-71B genome. Proteins encoded here:
- the hpt gene encoding hypoxanthine phosphoribosyltransferase; protein product: MHNDIKQTLYSEEQIQEKINELGQLITRDFKGKNPLVICVLKGAFIFMSDLVKKIDIPLEIDFMAVSSYGQSTKSSGVVKIIKDLDVPVEGRDVLIVEDIIDSGLTLSYLVDVLKGRNASSTTIVTLFDKPGGRTVDLEVDYKGFILPNEFVVGYGLDYAEKYRNLPYIGILKNEVYSHS
- the ftsH gene encoding ATP-dependent zinc metalloprotease FtsH → MKNRFIRNTGFYLLVFLIIIGIVRFISGQNEQVEVLNYSQFEEQLLDNNILEVSSQFDGYTTNLEGTFVNPISETGSINFQLYGPDTDALDELLKQHTEVEYKPMETPSVWVTLLTSLIPFVIIFVIFFFLLNQAQGSGGKVMNFGKSKARLYNDEKKKVTFNDVAGADEEKQELVEVVEFLKDPRKFSNLGARIPKGLLLVGPPGTGKTLLARAVAGEAGVPFFSISGSDFVEMFVGVGASRVRDLFENAKKNAPCIIFIDEIDAVGRQRGAGLGGGHDEREQTLNQLLVEMDGFGANEGIIIVAATNRPDILDPALLRPGRFDRQITVDRPDVRGREAVLKVHARNKPISNDVNLETLARYTTGFTGADLENLLNEAALIAARRNRKDISMSELDEAFDRVVVGTQKKSRVISEKEKRTIAYHEAGHTIIGYFVRNADIMHKVTIVPRGRAGGYAMMIPKDGEDRMLNTKNELLDRVTGLLGGRVAEELFIGEVGTGAYDDFKKATGIVRAMVMEYGMSKLGPMQFGQTQGQVFLGRDIGHEQNYSDAIAYEIDQEMQTMIQERYDQAKEILTKHEDKVHLIAKSLLNLETLDKDQITEIIEEGKILERKPGEHKDVQVNASPKVSDDDVKVNIQKQDDQDDANKLKFDKNNDEKDDTDGKA